GCTTTGCTTCACTGTGCCTCACTGTGGTGAGATGTAACACAGCTCTGATTGCAGTTCAAGAGCAGTGCTCTCGTTGCACCAGGGCTGCTGAAGTTCCAAGTTCAGATGTGCAATAAGCAGACACAGTGTTGTGAATCACTTTGCTTTCTCCTGATGTTGTGTTTCTTTGTTGTAGCCTAAGGTCAGGAATAGCTTGACTCTGCCTCAAGGTGCTGAGTCTCCCAACATCAATAcagggatcacagaatcactgtgTTCCCTCCTGTGCTGATCTACATGATGTTCCATGGATAAAACTCACTAATCTGTTAAGATATGCCTATACATTGATCCATGAAAAATGCTTCCAATACTAATTTTACTTTTATGtgaggagattttttttccttccatataGTATTTGAAATACACAACATGAATTTGCCTGAGAAGGCAAAGCAAATGTTTTTGGAgtctctcatttttcttttaataataataatttttcctgTAAATTTCTCTTCAGAATTTCTTACTGATGTCTTGTGAGTAAATGAAGTTCCTCAGTAGAGGACTGATTGTTTAGCTTATTGTTCCCAGCTAAAATATATCACTCAAAAGAGTGAAGAGCTTGCATCAAGTAACATggagcagaaggagaagaagaaaaagaagtccAGTGCAGCTAAGGGAGAGAGAACTCCTGGGGAACAAGAAGCAGCTGTCACTGAAAATGAAGATTCCAACATGGCATGATTTGTCTTTCCAGTAACGTTTCAGGTCATTTTCTCTTACTGTCCTAGAGAAACCAGAGTTAGCCTATTTATCTTGCAGGTTAGCTTCAGTAATGAATCTTCAGCTTTAGTGGATGCAATTGGACTTTTATTGTTCCAAAAATGAAAAGTCTGTCAGAATTCAGTAAGCTTACAGCCAAAGTGCCTTAATTGCTCACAAAAGGTATCTTttcttaaaatactttaaataaagattttgGAATAGATCATTCTCACTGAGCCATAACTCAGTATGTGCAATACCCTTCATTCTGCTACTTTCTCTAGTAAAAAATTCTCTTCTTTGACTTTTTCCTTGCTTCCAGTATTGCTATTTTTGCTCAGACATTTTgagtattttgtttttactaAGCCACCTCTCTCTCATTGTCTTGGCAGTTAAAGGTGTTTTGTGTCGTttcccagctgtggcactgcaggggtgCAGTTGTCACTGtcagaaattcccattttcagGTGGCACCGTGGCTGCAGAACGCTGCAGGCAGGGATCCCACTGccctctgctgggctggcactgccttACCCAGTGCAAATGAGCttacaaagaatgaaaataattactCAAAGGAAGAGGATTTCCAGGGGTAGCACAGCCATCCATGTGATTGCAGAAAGACTGGACGTAAAAAGCTTGCAGTAAATACCTGTGCAAAACACCAGGAAACCTTTTTACCTGCCATGGCCTATAATATTACAATCTAAATATGGTCAGaagcaaaacagacaaaaagatGCCTGCAAGCTTCTCCCCTAAGTCCAGTCAATTCCCATCTGGGTTGCTTCACCTGAAGGTAGCCTGAGTAGTTTTGTTTAATTACTAAACTGTTTAGAATATTTATTAGTTGCACTGTCTAACTCTGATTGTGCCAAATTTAAGCTGGACTGTTGCATGCAACAGGTTCACCTGAATGCCTGCTGTAGGAATACTCACCCTGGGCCATTTAAGGCTGTGGAGGATCAGAGGATTTAGCATGCTGCTACAAAATACATCTGTACCTACTAAAACTTCCTCAGAAGTTTCATCTCACTTGTCAGATGTTTTTCATATACATCTGCTGTTCTCACACAAGAAGAGCAGATTGTGCCAGGTGAGGGTTCATGGCAGTCACCATGATGGACACACATTTTGTCTAAACACTTTGTATAAGTTAAAGACTGTACTTCTCTGTTCAATTTCTTCATCCTCTTTCCTTAAGGTAATACTGAATTTATCAGCCCATTCTTTTAATTATAGCAGCTGGTAGAAATACCAAAACTAGTCCAACAGTAAGGtaaaaaggttttatttatgttagaaaaaaagacttttaacaaattttaaaataagccaGTTAATATAAAAGCATCATGATGCTACACTAATGATTAGGAGAATAACACAGCAGGCCAAATGCAAGTCTTCTGTCACTCACCCTTACAAAGCAATTATTTCTAcctttgctgtgttttacaTGATAGTTCTTAGACAGCATCCAAAAGGCAGGAGTTCCTTACAGAAAAAGCACTGAAGTTGAAGGACTTTGAATTTACTCTAACTGATTAAATCAGCATGAGAATTCAAGTTCCTAGATCCCAGGCTGGAGCCTaaagccaggcagcagctgggtaTCCCCTCTGCCCTGATCACTGACTGTGCCTCAAAGTGTCTTCCAGAGATCCTCCATCCTTTTTACACTGCAAATGGTGGGAGAACAAAGTAAGCAAACTGCCTGGGGCTTCAGGAGCTGTATCCACCATTATCAGATGGAAGCTGCTGGCTACCAACCAGGTATTGAAAGCTGAACACTTGCATGCTGTGCTTAGCAATACCATTGTTCTAGCATTCTGCAAAAAGTCAAAATCCCTTTGCTTACACAATTCAAATCACCAGAGGAGTTTAAGCCTCAGGACAATGTCCAGATTTTAGTTGTTCTATAGCCAGCCCACAGTATGACCAGCAAACTATGGTTCCAGGATGTGTCTTTGCTTGTACTGATTCTAatgcaaaagcaaaacccaaactgCAAACAGCAATGCAGTCTTATTTCCTGCGTTTTGCACTGGGCCAGTCCCCCCAGGGCAGCGTTTTCTTGCCCTTGGACGTGCTCCTTAGAGAGAGCAGGGTCTGCACTTGCTGGAGGCGCCTGGAGAGCTCCTGGTCACAGGCTgactgcagagctccagctttCTGCTTGTCCCATCCCAGAGCcgaggccagggctgctgcgTCTGCCTTCAACACCAGCTGGAGCAAGACAGATTGTTAGCAGCCTTTTCTACTGACTCCCTGGCCCCTAGCCCTCTGCTGaattagcagcagcaggaactgcaCACGTTCCCAGCTCTCATCACCTATCCCGTGGGCTAGTGGATTTCCAGTAATTTGCCAACACTCAATGCTTGAGGCTCCGTTCAGGTGtgcaaaggaagagaaagcagTTACTTACTTTCTACAGCAGGGAAAAGTAAGAGTAGCAAGTTCACAGCTGGAAAGAATACCTTCCTCAATGGTTACAGTTTATCTAGACTTTCCAATCTATATTTAGAGTTTTTTCCAAAGTAAGgaggtttttattttgatttgggATGGATAAAAGAAACATACCTGCATGCATAAGCctataaaaaaccccaaagaaccTTGCTGGTAAGACAGCTGACTGATTTGTCAGAGACCAAacccaaaattattttgtggcTTTTCAGAGGACAGAGCAGAGTGTGTGGACCATTGTCTGTTATAGAGGAGCTCCAGCCTCTCTTTTGGAGGGAGAGCTTTGCCAGGATATGGTTTGTGTCATTCTCACCCACCTCTAGATCCTGACTGTCcaagcagagctctggagcaggtTTTTCTTTCAGAGCAGTGAGGACCTGGTCGCTGAGTGCTGTTGTGgctgcagtgtctgtgctgctggtaCCTGTGTCAACCACATCCATCTCCTTCCTCGCTGCAGCCTCAGGTTCTGAAAAGGAGAGACTCCTTTTCAGTACAGCTCCTGACGAGCACAGGACAGGAAAAGTGGCCTGGACTGCTTTGATGGAGATTAATAAATATACATCCAATCTTGGTGCATCCTGGAACTTAAGAAAtccataatttttaatttttttaaggaggACTCCAGGATCTAAGCTTTTCTCCAAGTATTCTGCTTTCAGGCTTTGTGAGAAATGTGACACAGCAGCAAGAGGGCTCTCTGGTCAGAGAATTCTTACACTATGTACACTACAACTGCTCTTGTATCAACCCCATTTAACAGCAGCTgatcaaattttatttattccacTCTGCCAGGAGTTGGAGTTGGAAACCTCCTTCTCTAGCACACAGATGCTCCCTACCTGCAACTTTGCTTAAGATGCTGTCTTCAGTTTTCAAGGCCTCCAGGTAGAGTTCCAGGAGCTGCCTTGACTGACGCTCCTCCTCTCGCCTGtccagcacctgctgcagggtgtcctgcagcacctgcactTTGGTTTCACTCTGGGCAagctcttctgccagctctgagcGTGGCACATCAATAAGCACCTTAAAACATGGAGAGGGCTCCTGAGTAACTCATTTCATGGCACTCACTGCAGTACAAACAGAACACACAAACCCTCCTGAAACCAAGCGTGTTCCACAAGGTTTTTGGTCACAGCAAGGCCCCTGAGTTCTGAGAGGCTGTAGTGGCACTACACCAGGCAGCATTTTTTACTAAAAGCCAAAAGGCACCCAGGAAAGTGTGGAATCATGTGcaattttagcagaaagcttgaAAACTAATGGCAAAGCACAACTTCTTCACAGTG
This Ammospiza nelsoni isolate bAmmNel1 chromosome 22, bAmmNel1.pri, whole genome shotgun sequence DNA region includes the following protein-coding sequences:
- the DFFA gene encoding DNA fragmentation factor subunit alpha isoform X2 codes for the protein MAARLKQCVVRRRDGPEQHGVAASCLRELRDKACGVLAIDKPITLVLAEDGTIVDDEDYFLCLPPNTKFVALAKDEKWSSKSLDSGTSWLSESVDEVDSAAEKWKQLARQLKDDLSNIILMSEEDLQVLIDVPRSELAEELAQSETKVQVLQDTLQQVLDRREEERQSRQLLELYLEALKTEDSILSKVAEPEAAARKEMDVVDTGTSSTDTAATTALSDQVLTALKEKPAPELCLDSQDLEVFTASFLRPVFLQSHGWLCYPWKSSSFE
- the DFFA gene encoding DNA fragmentation factor subunit alpha isoform X1 — translated: MAARLKQCVVRRRDGPEQHGVAASCLRELRDKACGVLAIDKPITLVLAEDGTIVDDEDYFLCLPPNTKFVALAKDEKWSSKSLDSGTSWLSESVDEVDSAAEKWKQLARQLKDDLSNIILMSEEDLQVLIDVPRSELAEELAQSETKVQVLQDTLQQVLDRREEERQSRQLLELYLEALKTEDSILSKVAEPEAAARKEMDVVDTGTSSTDTAATTALSDQVLTALKEKPAPELCLDSQDLELVLKADAAALASALGWDKQKAGALQSACDQELSRRLQQVQTLLSLRSTSKGKKTLPWGDWPSAKRRK